A DNA window from Minwuia thermotolerans contains the following coding sequences:
- a CDS encoding metallophosphoesterase family protein: MRIAQISDTHLSDRHGFFHDNFLRVAEAVNAWAPDLVIHTGDLSINGADRAADIAFSVAEMARFDAPVLVLPGNHDIGEEPGFMQLGQPTDERRLARYGAIAGPDRWARDAGRWRLIGINAQVIGTGLGREREQDAWLRGELDAANGRPVGVFTHKPLFFPRQLGEGDRPAEIFLPAGARARLFSLLRRHRVRFVASGHLHKYLDVAVGPTRFVWAPATAYRSGLDVGVARPCLGFLKLALSGDAFRFELVEPDGMVDRRLKPLKGGERYLKDAPPAPVTPDRAAE; encoded by the coding sequence GTGCGGATCGCCCAGATTTCCGACACCCATCTGAGCGACCGCCACGGCTTTTTCCACGACAACTTCCTGCGGGTCGCCGAGGCGGTGAACGCCTGGGCGCCGGACCTGGTGATCCACACCGGCGACCTGTCGATCAACGGCGCCGACCGGGCCGCCGACATCGCCTTCTCGGTCGCCGAGATGGCGCGCTTCGACGCGCCGGTCCTGGTCCTGCCCGGCAACCACGACATCGGCGAGGAGCCGGGCTTCATGCAGCTCGGTCAGCCGACGGACGAACGCCGGCTGGCGCGCTATGGCGCGATCGCGGGTCCGGACCGCTGGGCGCGCGATGCAGGGCGCTGGCGGCTGATCGGCATCAACGCGCAGGTGATCGGCACCGGCCTCGGCCGGGAGCGTGAACAGGACGCCTGGCTCCGCGGCGAACTCGACGCCGCGAACGGCCGGCCGGTCGGCGTCTTCACCCACAAGCCGCTGTTCTTCCCGCGCCAGCTGGGGGAAGGCGACCGCCCGGCGGAAATCTTCCTGCCCGCGGGCGCCAGGGCGCGGCTGTTCAGCCTGTTGCGCCGCCACCGGGTCCGCTTCGTCGCCAGCGGCCATCTGCACAAGTATCTCGACGTCGCCGTAGGGCCGACGCGCTTCGTCTGGGCGCCGGCCACGGCCTACCGCTCCGGTTTGGACGTTGGCGTCGCCCGGCCCTGTCTGGGGTTCCTCAAGCTGGCGTTGTCAGGCGACGCCTTCCGTTTCGAGCTGGTCGAGCCGGACGGCATGGTCGACCGCCGGCTCAAACCCTTGAAGGGCGGCGAACGCTATCTCAAGGACGCGCCGCCCGCGCCCGTGACGCCCGACCGGGCGGCGGAATGA
- a CDS encoding N-acyl-D-amino-acid deacylase family protein — protein MSDWDLVIRNARIYDGLGNDPVEGDLAVRDGVVGAVGKVDGRGAEEIDAGGDAIAPGIVDVHTHYDAQLTWDPTASPSPALGVTTVVIGNCGFGIAPAPPAARDTILANLSVVEAMSLESLHAGVDWSFESFDEYLDLIQAKRPFPNVAALASHSVMRTAVMGDAGSERAATEAELAEMQALFRDALAAGALGMGSSTFENHFGAGNRPVPSRMADDAEFRAFARTLGEAGGGGIMMATCGNATSIPLLGELAELSQGATIYAPLLHYSNQPERAIGLARECAAEREKGRPVFPQCSCQPLSMDFTLEAAYPMLTIDGWPGSEDAAELKRAFADPAVRRRIRDDLAKPSGTRIFNGHWDRVEITIAQKPENADLVGLTLADLGQRQGKDPLDACLDLALAEDLKTVFTAKLLNVEEDRVAELLAMPGNLVSLSDAGAHHTLFCDAGFGIHFLSHWVREAQKFTLAQAIAKLTSEPARIYGLDGRGELRPGAAADFIRFDPAALKLSKTIKLADLPAGGERLVREAPGLKGTWVNGVQVHDGKGYRDVAGPGRVLRRRSARPERAAAE, from the coding sequence GTGAGCGACTGGGATCTGGTGATCCGCAATGCGCGGATCTACGACGGGCTGGGCAACGATCCGGTCGAAGGCGATCTGGCGGTCCGGGACGGCGTGGTCGGCGCGGTCGGCAAGGTCGATGGCCGGGGCGCCGAGGAGATCGACGCCGGCGGCGACGCCATCGCCCCGGGCATCGTCGACGTCCACACCCACTACGACGCCCAGCTGACCTGGGACCCGACGGCCTCGCCGTCGCCGGCGCTGGGGGTCACCACGGTGGTCATCGGCAATTGCGGCTTCGGCATCGCCCCGGCGCCGCCGGCGGCGCGGGACACGATTCTCGCCAATCTCTCCGTCGTGGAGGCCATGTCGCTGGAAAGCCTGCACGCGGGCGTCGACTGGTCGTTCGAGAGCTTCGACGAGTATCTCGACCTGATCCAGGCCAAGCGGCCCTTCCCGAACGTCGCGGCCCTGGCCTCGCATTCGGTGATGCGCACGGCGGTGATGGGCGATGCGGGCTCCGAGCGCGCCGCGACCGAGGCGGAACTGGCGGAAATGCAGGCGCTGTTCCGCGACGCGCTGGCGGCCGGCGCGCTGGGCATGGGTTCGTCCACCTTCGAGAACCATTTCGGCGCCGGCAACCGGCCCGTGCCGTCGCGCATGGCCGACGACGCCGAGTTCCGCGCCTTCGCCCGCACCCTGGGCGAGGCCGGGGGCGGCGGCATCATGATGGCGACCTGCGGCAACGCCACCTCCATCCCGCTTCTGGGCGAACTGGCCGAGCTGTCGCAGGGGGCGACGATCTATGCGCCGCTGCTGCACTATTCCAACCAGCCCGAGCGCGCCATCGGCCTCGCCCGCGAATGCGCCGCCGAGCGCGAGAAGGGCCGGCCGGTCTTTCCGCAATGCTCCTGCCAGCCGCTGTCCATGGATTTCACGCTGGAGGCCGCCTACCCGATGCTGACCATCGACGGCTGGCCCGGCAGCGAGGACGCCGCGGAACTGAAGCGCGCCTTCGCCGACCCGGCCGTACGCCGGCGCATCCGCGACGATCTGGCGAAGCCGTCGGGCACCCGCATCTTCAACGGTCACTGGGACCGGGTGGAGATCACCATCGCGCAGAAGCCGGAGAACGCGGACCTGGTCGGTCTGACCCTGGCCGATCTGGGCCAGCGGCAGGGCAAGGATCCGCTGGACGCCTGTCTCGACCTGGCGCTGGCGGAAGACCTGAAGACGGTCTTCACCGCCAAGCTGCTGAACGTCGAGGAGGACCGCGTGGCGGAACTGCTGGCGATGCCCGGCAACCTGGTCAGCCTCTCCGACGCCGGCGCCCATCACACGCTGTTCTGCGATGCCGGCTTCGGCATCCATTTCCTCAGCCACTGGGTGCGCGAGGCGCAGAAGTTCACCCTGGCCCAGGCCATCGCCAAGCTGACCTCGGAGCCGGCGCGGATCTATGGCCTGGACGGCCGCGGCGAGCTGCGCCCCGGCGCGGCGGCCGACTTCATCCGCTTCGACCCGGCGGCGCTGAAGCTCTCGAAGACCATCAAGCTGGCCGACCTGCCCGCGGGCGGGGAGCGGCTGGTGCGGGAGGCGCCGGGGCTGAAGGGCACCTGGGTCAACGGGGTGCAGGTGCATGACGGCAAGGGCTACAGGGACGTCGCCGGTCCCGGCCGGGTTCTCCGCCGCCGCAGCGCGAGGCCGGAACGGGCCGCGGCCGAATAG
- a CDS encoding phage tail fiber protein, with protein MSDEHVKINDTEPRIAHLGDGAATVFAAPFPYLAAADLAVWADGAVKTLDADYTVDGAGESGGGAVTFAVAPAAGVEIVIARRTAIERVSDFLPGGALRADVLNTELDRLTAIAQELRGRLDRTLRLADRDAAPALAEAPAKTALANRLLAFDGDGEPVAGPLSASLQQVENAAALEASAAASAASAEASAASAQEDADGIAALVQNVPAASSFAGDGTGTDFALAAAPVSHLALIVTVDGAVIDPQDYSVDGATLSFAAAPADGAAIRVRDLSATAAVDAAAVAALAPLAAEIEAVGIAAGAVAQVAAELGAVGEAAQVAARADFLRRHPATPPPALVLAPSIGHGTGLVTCERDGAATTAGPGRRLTTVAADAARLWHDPQSGRPLYVLKEEAATNLCLQSADLAAAPWIDSGAPTTGIGATAPDGGQSTRVTDTESGVSSSRRQFIDLSGFQPGSALTVSAWVRRSDPGVYPALRVFVFDDALPARNKLFDAALLPFSTAETTNLTGAWDAHGFEHWADGWVRCWGRLTLPDPGAQALDYLDVRAFPAWNAQDLGSAEAAAEGFADFFGYQVEAGGRASSYIPTEAAQVTRPADALQVALPHPVAAAEFTLLARYRYLGPDGAGGDNAHPLSLGDAADGADQYLAFRHGHAGGAAAEKPGAVIETPAGGLDALGEGAARVAGASVAVAAAVDGAGSVFEVDGEGDPATATPAQPDPARLTHLIVGAEPTQSWDTHHNIGLEEAALWPVRLSDAQLTEITA; from the coding sequence ATGAGCGACGAACACGTCAAGATCAACGACACCGAACCCCGGATCGCCCATCTGGGCGACGGCGCGGCCACGGTCTTCGCCGCGCCCTTTCCGTATCTGGCGGCGGCCGATCTCGCCGTCTGGGCGGACGGCGCTGTGAAGACCCTCGACGCGGACTACACCGTCGACGGAGCGGGGGAGAGCGGCGGCGGAGCGGTGACGTTCGCCGTCGCGCCGGCAGCCGGGGTCGAGATCGTCATCGCCCGGCGCACCGCGATCGAGCGCGTGAGCGACTTCCTGCCCGGCGGCGCGCTGCGCGCCGATGTGCTGAACACGGAGCTGGACCGCCTCACCGCGATCGCGCAGGAACTGCGCGGCCGGCTGGACCGCACGCTGCGTCTCGCCGATCGCGACGCCGCCCCGGCGCTGGCCGAGGCCCCGGCGAAGACCGCGCTGGCCAACCGCCTGCTTGCCTTCGATGGCGACGGCGAGCCCGTGGCCGGCCCCCTCAGCGCCAGCCTGCAGCAGGTCGAGAACGCGGCCGCGCTGGAGGCGTCGGCGGCCGCTTCCGCCGCCAGCGCCGAGGCCAGCGCGGCGTCGGCCCAGGAGGATGCGGACGGTATTGCCGCGCTGGTGCAGAACGTGCCCGCCGCGAGTTCCTTCGCCGGCGACGGGACCGGCACCGATTTCGCCCTCGCCGCCGCGCCGGTCAGTCATCTGGCCCTGATCGTGACCGTCGACGGCGCCGTCATCGACCCGCAAGACTATTCCGTCGACGGTGCGACGCTGAGTTTCGCCGCTGCGCCCGCCGACGGCGCCGCCATCCGTGTGCGCGACCTCTCGGCGACGGCCGCCGTCGATGCCGCCGCTGTCGCGGCGCTGGCGCCGCTCGCCGCGGAGATCGAGGCCGTCGGCATTGCGGCAGGCGCGGTCGCGCAGGTCGCCGCCGAACTCGGCGCGGTCGGCGAGGCCGCCCAGGTGGCGGCGCGGGCTGATTTCCTGCGCCGTCATCCGGCGACGCCGCCGCCGGCGCTGGTGCTGGCGCCTTCGATCGGCCACGGGACGGGCCTCGTGACCTGCGAAAGGGATGGCGCGGCCACGACCGCCGGCCCCGGCCGGCGGCTGACGACCGTCGCCGCGGACGCCGCGCGGCTGTGGCACGATCCGCAGTCGGGCCGGCCGCTCTACGTCCTGAAGGAGGAAGCGGCGACCAATCTCTGTCTGCAGTCCGCCGACCTCGCCGCCGCGCCGTGGATCGACAGCGGCGCGCCCACGACCGGCATCGGCGCCACCGCCCCGGACGGCGGGCAGAGCACGCGCGTCACCGATACCGAATCGGGTGTCAGCTCCAGCCGGCGCCAGTTCATCGACCTGAGCGGCTTTCAGCCGGGCTCGGCGCTGACCGTCAGCGCCTGGGTGCGCCGCTCCGACCCTGGCGTCTATCCGGCCCTCCGGGTCTTCGTATTCGACGACGCGCTGCCCGCCCGGAACAAGCTGTTCGACGCGGCGCTGCTGCCCTTCTCGACGGCGGAGACGACGAACCTGACCGGGGCCTGGGACGCACACGGCTTCGAGCACTGGGCCGACGGCTGGGTCCGCTGCTGGGGGCGGCTGACGCTTCCCGATCCCGGTGCGCAGGCGCTGGACTACCTGGACGTCAGGGCCTTCCCCGCCTGGAACGCTCAGGACCTCGGTTCGGCGGAAGCCGCGGCAGAAGGCTTCGCGGACTTCTTCGGCTACCAGGTCGAGGCGGGCGGGCGCGCCTCAAGCTATATCCCGACCGAGGCCGCCCAGGTCACCCGGCCCGCAGACGCGCTGCAGGTGGCGCTGCCCCATCCCGTGGCGGCAGCCGAGTTCACGCTGCTGGCTCGCTACCGCTATCTGGGTCCCGACGGCGCCGGCGGGGATAACGCCCATCCGCTCAGCCTCGGCGACGCCGCGGACGGCGCCGATCAGTATCTGGCCTTCCGGCACGGCCATGCCGGCGGCGCGGCTGCCGAGAAGCCGGGCGCGGTGATCGAGACGCCCGCGGGCGGCCTCGATGCCCTGGGCGAGGGTGCGGCGCGCGTGGCGGGGGCTTCGGTCGCCGTGGCGGCGGCCGTCGACGGCGCTGGATCGGTCTTCGAGGTCGACGGCGAGGGCGATCCGGCCACGGCCACGCCCGCACAGCCCGATCCGGCGCGCCTCACCCATCTGATCGTCGGCGCGGAGCCGACCCAGTCCTGGGACACCCACCACAATATCGGCCTCGAGGAAGCGGCGCTCTGGCCCGTCCGGCTTTCCGACGCCCAGCTCACGGAGATTACCGCATGA
- a CDS encoding LLM class flavin-dependent oxidoreductase, translated as MSVKKPAVAIAALPGRRQRMIEWAKEVEGRGFAGVFVTSVSACLPFCQAVLQETSRITVGSSIQPIYFQSARLLADNAAFMHEISGGRFRLGIGISHAPALQRYGVNNSGKPLTDMRRYVEELRDAEQEVGPLPPVVLATLRNRMLDLAVEKADGAVWANGPREMVRKQLAERPRTAGDDFSTSAMIPTVIDDDVTAARAVHRKTLARYVQLPNYRAYWKTAGFEQEMTDIEAAIESGDLDRLPGIMSDEWLDSTTLSGPESRVMEGVEAWYEAGIKTPILVPSAIKGGQTAGLAAIFDMFDRA; from the coding sequence ATGAGCGTGAAGAAGCCGGCGGTCGCCATCGCCGCCCTGCCCGGCCGGCGGCAGCGGATGATCGAGTGGGCCAAGGAAGTGGAGGGCCGCGGCTTCGCCGGCGTCTTCGTGACCAGCGTGTCGGCCTGCCTGCCCTTCTGCCAGGCAGTCCTGCAGGAGACGAGCCGCATTACCGTCGGCAGCTCGATCCAGCCGATCTACTTCCAGAGCGCGCGGCTGCTGGCCGACAATGCGGCCTTCATGCACGAGATCTCCGGCGGCCGGTTCCGTCTCGGCATCGGCATCAGCCACGCGCCGGCGCTGCAGCGCTATGGCGTGAACAATTCCGGCAAGCCGCTCACCGACATGCGTCGTTATGTCGAGGAGCTGCGCGACGCAGAGCAGGAGGTCGGCCCGCTGCCGCCCGTGGTGCTGGCGACGCTGCGCAACCGCATGCTCGATCTCGCCGTCGAGAAGGCCGATGGCGCGGTCTGGGCCAACGGCCCGCGCGAGATGGTCAGGAAGCAACTCGCCGAGCGTCCGCGCACCGCCGGGGACGACTTCTCCACCTCAGCCATGATCCCGACGGTGATCGACGACGACGTCACCGCGGCCCGCGCCGTGCACCGCAAGACGCTGGCGCGCTACGTGCAGTTGCCCAATTACCGCGCCTACTGGAAGACCGCCGGCTTCGAGCAGGAGATGACCGACATCGAGGCGGCGATCGAGAGCGGCGATCTGGACCGGCTGCCCGGGATCATGAGCGACGAATGGCTGGACAGCACCACGCTCTCCGGCCCCGAAAGCCGGGTCATGGAGGGCGTCGAAGCCTGGTACGAGGCCGGGATCAAGACGCCGATCCTGGTGCCCTCGGCGATCAAGGGCGGCCAGACGGCGGGACTGGCGGCGATCTTCGACATGTTCGACCGCGCCTGA
- a CDS encoding mechanosensitive ion channel family protein codes for MEEIPLVQELSQWIGEVLPLIQDRAFWTERVLERWVLLQMALALGLLLASVWLRRRSGPLLLGLVGRMAGQRTLQRFVMLFVSRRQQILYMILLWLAVIVLANAPPARTELLGVLANLVTAWVVISIISRIIRNKALARSVAFVIWLVAALNILGILPATVDALDNIGLSIGDTRITALSVVNAIGLSVILIWLSVLASRLVESRLEASQDLRPATRVLLAKLFRIVVLSLAVLVALDLTGIDLTALAVFGGALGLGLGFGLQKVISNLVSGFILLMDKSIKPGDVIELDETFGWITRLQARYVSVITRDGREYLIPNEDLITNRVINWSYTDTNVRLEIAFGVAYGSNPHQVRELAVEAARSADRVLKTPTPVCHFVEFGDSSLKFVLRFWIRDPADGVVNIKGKVMLALWDTFQEHGVTIPFPHREVYFRNPLEVVERGGDGAASRRPDEAVEPPKD; via the coding sequence ATGGAGGAAATCCCGCTCGTACAGGAACTGAGTCAGTGGATCGGCGAGGTCCTGCCGCTGATCCAGGACCGCGCCTTCTGGACCGAGCGGGTGCTGGAGCGATGGGTGCTGCTGCAGATGGCGCTGGCGCTGGGGCTGCTGCTCGCCTCTGTCTGGCTGCGGCGCCGTTCCGGGCCGCTGCTGCTCGGTCTGGTCGGACGGATGGCCGGGCAGCGCACGCTGCAGCGCTTCGTCATGCTGTTCGTCAGCCGCCGGCAGCAGATTCTCTACATGATCCTGCTCTGGCTGGCCGTCATCGTGCTGGCCAATGCGCCGCCGGCCAGGACCGAACTGCTCGGCGTGCTCGCCAATCTGGTCACGGCCTGGGTGGTGATTTCCATCATCTCCCGCATCATCCGCAACAAGGCGCTGGCGCGTTCGGTCGCCTTCGTCATCTGGCTGGTGGCGGCGCTGAACATCCTCGGCATCCTGCCGGCGACCGTGGATGCGCTGGACAATATCGGCCTGAGCATCGGCGACACGCGGATCACGGCGCTTTCCGTGGTCAACGCCATCGGACTCTCGGTCATCCTGATCTGGCTGTCGGTGCTGGCCAGCCGCCTGGTGGAAAGCAGGCTGGAGGCCAGCCAGGATCTGCGGCCGGCCACGCGGGTGCTGCTGGCCAAGCTGTTCCGCATCGTCGTGCTGTCGCTCGCGGTGCTCGTGGCCCTCGACCTGACCGGCATCGATCTGACGGCGCTGGCGGTGTTCGGCGGCGCGCTGGGCCTCGGCCTCGGCTTCGGCCTGCAGAAGGTGATCTCCAACCTGGTCAGCGGCTTCATCCTGCTGATGGACAAGTCGATCAAGCCCGGCGACGTGATCGAACTGGACGAGACCTTCGGCTGGATCACCAGGCTGCAGGCGCGCTACGTCTCCGTCATCACCCGCGACGGGCGGGAGTACCTGATTCCCAACGAGGACCTGATCACCAACCGGGTGATCAACTGGTCCTACACGGACACCAATGTCCGCCTGGAGATCGCCTTTGGCGTCGCCTATGGCAGCAATCCCCATCAGGTCCGGGAACTCGCCGTCGAGGCCGCGCGATCCGCCGACCGGGTGCTGAAGACGCCGACGCCGGTCTGCCACTTCGTCGAGTTCGGCGACAGCTCGTTGAAGTTCGTGCTGCGCTTCTGGATCCGCGACCCGGCGGACGGCGTGGTCAACATCAAGGGCAAGGTGATGCTGGCGCTCTGGGACACCTTCCAGGAGCACGGCGTCACCATCCCCTTCCCGCACCGCGAGGTCTATTTCCGCAACCCGCTGGAGGTGGTGGAAAGGGGCGGCGACGGCGCGGCGTCCCGGCGGCCGGACGAGGCGGTGGAGCCCCCGAAGGATTAG
- a CDS encoding 3TM-type holin, with protein sequence MTGLLQNLFGGAVLSAAEGVAGIIDRFVETDEEKRAAGLIKARLMMQPSLVQAELNKVEAGHRSVFVAGWRPFIGWVCGMALFYNFVARDLLAWTILNTGLQASMPPDLAMEELLTVLLGMLGLGAFRTVEKFGGKAK encoded by the coding sequence GTGACGGGCCTGCTGCAGAACCTGTTCGGCGGCGCGGTGCTCTCCGCCGCCGAGGGCGTCGCCGGCATCATCGACCGTTTCGTCGAGACCGACGAGGAGAAGCGCGCCGCCGGCCTGATCAAGGCCCGGCTGATGATGCAGCCGTCGCTGGTGCAGGCGGAACTGAACAAGGTGGAGGCCGGCCACCGCTCCGTCTTCGTTGCCGGCTGGCGGCCGTTCATCGGCTGGGTCTGCGGGATGGCGCTGTTCTACAACTTCGTCGCCCGCGATCTGCTCGCCTGGACGATTCTCAACACCGGTCTGCAGGCCTCCATGCCGCCCGATCTTGCCATGGAGGAACTGCTGACCGTGCTGCTCGGCATGCTCGGCCTCGGCGCCTTCCGCACGGTGGAGAAATTCGGCGGCAAGGCGAAATAG
- a CDS encoding DUF1644 domain-containing protein has protein sequence MTGEAASARTAAIPVRSLLAGGLGLVGYLAAAIWWGASLDGRVQRLEHELVRAAEVRERIWRRIEGLDTGLTRLDRGVGQVDERTRAIGVQVERIHEMLLAERRRATAEAAR, from the coding sequence ATGACCGGGGAAGCCGCATCCGCGCGAACGGCGGCCATTCCGGTGCGGTCCCTGCTGGCGGGCGGCCTGGGTCTGGTCGGCTACCTCGCCGCCGCCATCTGGTGGGGCGCTTCGCTGGACGGGCGGGTCCAGCGGCTGGAGCACGAACTGGTCCGCGCGGCGGAGGTGCGGGAGCGTATCTGGCGGCGTATCGAGGGGCTGGACACGGGCCTGACGCGCCTCGACCGCGGCGTCGGGCAGGTGGACGAACGCACCCGCGCGATCGGCGTCCAGGTGGAACGAATCCACGAGATGCTGCTGGCCGAGCGCCGCCGGGCGACGGCGGAGGCAGCGCGGTGA
- a CDS encoding TspO/MBR family protein, protein MTSTRKWLGPAIVFGLGALVVAILGGLGTEIGPWYRSLEKSVVQPPGWVFGPVWTALYVIIAVAGAWSWMTAAPGARRGLAALWIANAGLNAAWTFVFFTLQQPLAAVVVIVALWLTIVLLMRAIWPRHRGPALLLAPYLAWVTFAAWLNIAIVALN, encoded by the coding sequence ATGACTTCGACACGCAAATGGCTGGGCCCGGCCATTGTCTTCGGCCTCGGCGCGCTCGTGGTCGCCATCCTCGGCGGGCTGGGCACGGAAATCGGGCCCTGGTACCGCTCCCTCGAGAAATCGGTCGTGCAGCCGCCCGGCTGGGTCTTCGGGCCGGTCTGGACCGCACTCTATGTCATCATCGCGGTGGCCGGCGCCTGGAGCTGGATGACGGCGGCGCCGGGCGCGCGCCGCGGGCTGGCGGCGCTCTGGATCGCCAACGCCGGGCTCAACGCGGCATGGACCTTCGTGTTCTTCACCCTGCAGCAGCCGCTGGCGGCGGTGGTCGTGATCGTGGCGCTCTGGCTGACGATCGTCCTGCTCATGCGGGCGATCTGGCCCCGTCACCGCGGGCCCGCCCTGCTTCTCGCACCCTATCTCGCCTGGGTAACCTTCGCGGCCTGGCTCAACATCGCCATTGTCGCGCTGAACTGA
- a CDS encoding phage capsid protein produces MSDTVDQMFRREYATSVHIAYQRQGTKLRNTVRNQDKVEGSSCVFHKVGKGAASTKARHGMVPTMNVTHQSVECFLKDYYAGDWVDKLDQIKSGSEEMHVQANAGAYALGRKTDELILAEMDKSANIVATTAGGLTKAKVLEAFEMLGEADVPDDGDRFAVIGWKQWSELLDIQEFANADYAGGDDLPWKGTQAKRWLGTLWFPHSGLNADGSGNRLCHWYHKTAIGHAIGVDVRADISWHGDRAAHFVNNWMSQGTVLIDGDGIVTIPCAES; encoded by the coding sequence ATGAGCGACACCGTCGATCAGATGTTCCGTCGCGAATACGCGACCAGCGTCCACATCGCCTATCAGCGCCAGGGGACGAAGCTGCGCAACACCGTGCGCAATCAGGACAAGGTGGAGGGCAGTTCCTGCGTCTTCCACAAGGTGGGCAAGGGCGCGGCCTCGACCAAGGCCCGCCACGGCATGGTGCCGACCATGAACGTCACCCACCAGTCGGTGGAATGCTTCCTGAAGGACTATTACGCCGGCGACTGGGTCGACAAGCTCGACCAGATCAAGTCGGGCTCGGAGGAGATGCATGTCCAGGCCAATGCCGGCGCCTATGCGCTCGGCCGCAAGACCGACGAACTGATCCTGGCCGAGATGGACAAGTCCGCCAACATCGTGGCCACCACCGCCGGCGGCCTGACCAAGGCCAAGGTGCTGGAGGCCTTCGAGATGCTGGGCGAGGCCGACGTGCCCGACGACGGCGACCGCTTCGCCGTCATCGGCTGGAAGCAGTGGTCGGAGCTGCTCGACATCCAGGAATTCGCCAATGCCGACTATGCCGGCGGCGACGACCTGCCCTGGAAGGGCACCCAGGCCAAGCGCTGGCTGGGCACGCTCTGGTTCCCGCATTCGGGACTGAACGCCGACGGCTCGGGCAACCGGCTCTGTCACTGGTACCACAAGACCGCCATCGGCCACGCCATCGGCGTCGACGTCCGCGCCGACATCTCCTGGCACGGCGACCGGGCCGCGCACTTCGTCAACAACTGGATGAGCCAGGGCACGGTGCTGATCGATGGCGACGGCATCGTCACCATCCCCTGCGCCGAATCCTGA
- a CDS encoding carotenoid oxygenase family protein: protein MTAPFPDHPQLSGNYAPLLMEADAPDLVVRGAIPPELDGTLFRIGPNPQYPPRDRQHHWFAGDGMVHAFRIRDGRVGWSNRWVRTPKFELERAAGEALFGTFGNPLTSADEARGKDSGLANTNIVWHGGRLLALEEAHPPFEMNPADLASKGYFDFDGGLTGGRMTAHPKIDPATGEMLFFGYSVGGYFTDRLSYHVVDAGGNVTQAAAFDAPYAAMIHDFIVTEGHVVFPVLPLTGSLERAMAGRPPFAWEPDKPGWLGVLKRGQHPEMTHWIEIPSCYVFHPMNAFEREGRIVADVMKYEAAPLFPHADGTPGDPAKATARLVRWTIDPARDEVKEQVLDGRPGEFPRFDERRAGLGYRHGWFAAVEQRRKGDRGNWTEIVHADLESDRRTVFSDGEAHHVSEPVFVPRAPDAAEGDGWLLFNVYRAEQNRSDLVILNALDVDGEPVAVAEIPCRVPHGFHGNWAPGV, encoded by the coding sequence ATGACCGCGCCCTTTCCCGACCATCCGCAGCTTTCCGGCAATTACGCGCCGCTCCTCATGGAAGCGGATGCGCCGGACCTGGTGGTGCGCGGCGCGATCCCGCCGGAGCTGGACGGCACGCTGTTCCGCATCGGGCCGAACCCGCAATACCCGCCGCGCGACCGCCAGCATCACTGGTTCGCCGGGGACGGCATGGTCCACGCCTTCCGCATCCGCGACGGCCGCGTGGGCTGGTCCAACCGCTGGGTCAGGACGCCCAAGTTCGAGCTGGAGCGCGCCGCGGGCGAGGCGCTGTTCGGCACCTTCGGCAATCCCCTGACCTCGGCGGACGAGGCGCGCGGGAAGGACTCCGGCCTCGCCAACACCAACATCGTCTGGCACGGCGGACGCCTGCTGGCGCTGGAGGAGGCGCATCCGCCCTTCGAGATGAATCCGGCGGATCTCGCCTCGAAGGGATATTTCGATTTCGACGGCGGCCTGACCGGCGGGCGTATGACCGCGCACCCGAAGATCGATCCGGCCACCGGCGAGATGCTGTTCTTCGGCTATTCCGTCGGCGGCTATTTCACCGACCGGCTGAGCTATCACGTCGTCGACGCCGGCGGAAACGTCACCCAGGCGGCGGCCTTCGATGCGCCCTATGCCGCGATGATCCACGACTTCATCGTCACCGAGGGGCACGTGGTCTTTCCCGTCCTGCCGCTGACCGGCAGCCTGGAGCGCGCCATGGCGGGCAGGCCGCCCTTCGCCTGGGAGCCCGACAAGCCCGGCTGGCTGGGCGTGCTGAAGCGCGGCCAGCACCCGGAGATGACCCACTGGATCGAGATTCCGTCCTGTTACGTCTTCCACCCGATGAACGCCTTCGAACGGGAGGGCCGGATCGTCGCTGACGTCATGAAGTACGAGGCCGCGCCGCTGTTCCCCCATGCCGACGGCACGCCAGGCGACCCGGCGAAAGCCACGGCGCGGCTGGTGCGCTGGACCATCGATCCCGCCCGCGACGAGGTGAAGGAGCAGGTGCTGGACGGCCGGCCGGGCGAGTTCCCGCGCTTCGACGAACGTCGCGCCGGCCTCGGCTACCGCCATGGCTGGTTCGCCGCCGTCGAGCAGCGCCGCAAGGGCGACCGGGGCAACTGGACGGAGATCGTCCACGCGGACCTGGAGAGCGACCGCCGCACCGTCTTCTCCGACGGCGAGGCGCATCACGTCTCGGAGCCGGTGTTCGTGCCCCGCGCACCCGATGCGGCCGAGGGCGACGGCTGGCTGCTGTTCAACGTCTACCGCGCCGAGCAGAACCGCAGCGATCTGGTGATCCTCAACGCCCTGGACGTGGACGGCGAACCGGTGGCGGTGGCCGAGATCCCCTGCCGCGTGCCCCACGGCTTCCACGGCAACTGGGCGCCGGGGGTCTGA